A genomic window from Candidatus Methylacidiphilum fumarolicum includes:
- a CDS encoding HAD family hydrolase, producing MRRLKAIILDFDGTIAFSEKEAHLPACNEAFRTLGIPIQWSWEEFIALLELPGNQARMEHAYRQLYPSVAEEELKKISNLWAETKKKLYIEKHVHKARLREGIKELIEQALQERIAIAIVSISIEEQIEAFLIRHLPELRPHIHPILGKRAGTKTASDSPLYRKCLEELGLGAEQVIAIEDSMNGLRCALKAGIKCVAVPNDYTSCADFKGAVFVTADISRLNVSLLDSLLNPA from the coding sequence ATGCGCAGGCTAAAAGCAATCATTCTTGATTTTGATGGAACGATAGCCTTCAGCGAAAAGGAAGCGCATCTGCCTGCATGTAATGAAGCATTTAGAACACTCGGTATACCTATCCAATGGTCTTGGGAAGAATTTATAGCTCTGCTTGAATTGCCTGGTAATCAAGCAAGGATGGAGCACGCTTATAGACAATTGTATCCTTCGGTAGCGGAGGAAGAATTAAAAAAAATATCGAATCTTTGGGCTGAAACGAAAAAAAAACTTTATATTGAAAAACATGTCCATAAGGCACGATTAAGAGAAGGTATAAAGGAATTAATTGAGCAAGCCTTGCAGGAGAGAATAGCTATTGCTATTGTTTCTATCTCAATTGAAGAACAAATAGAAGCCTTTCTTATTCGCCATCTGCCTGAATTAAGGCCTCATATTCATCCTATTCTAGGGAAAAGAGCTGGAACGAAAACAGCTTCAGACTCCCCCCTTTATAGGAAATGTCTAGAAGAGCTGGGCTTAGGAGCAGAACAGGTTATTGCCATAGAAGATTCTATGAACGGATTACGTTGCGCATTGAAAGCAGGGATAAAATGTGTTGCCGTTCCTAATGATTATACATCATGTGCAGATTTCAAAGGAGCGGTCTTTGTAACAGCTGACATATCTAGGCTTAATGTTTCCTTGCTCGATTCGCTCCTTAATCCTGCCTAG
- a CDS encoding histidine phosphatase family protein has translation MGNLYLARHCKTAWNLEHRIQGRTDIPLCEIGIEEAKMNVGFLEALKISKIYSSPLTRGRQTATIYATALEVPYETRDGLLEMDMGEWEGKTALELSALKPSLYLQWIEDPRNVPLVPGSKEDVFTAQRRILSTILAIYKENDEEKNVLVIIHKYICSLLRCALQGLELNHFKKEIIETTLPQNLSIVSSQVIEKCLSNC, from the coding sequence ATGGGTAATCTCTATTTGGCGCGGCATTGTAAGACCGCTTGGAATCTAGAGCACAGAATTCAGGGTCGTACGGATATTCCTTTATGTGAAATTGGGATTGAGGAAGCAAAAATGAATGTTGGCTTCCTGGAAGCATTGAAGATTAGTAAAATTTATTCGAGTCCTTTGACAAGAGGAAGGCAGACAGCTACAATTTATGCCACCGCTCTGGAAGTACCCTACGAAACAAGAGATGGTCTATTGGAAATGGATATGGGGGAGTGGGAAGGGAAAACAGCTCTAGAACTTTCTGCTCTAAAACCTTCTTTATATCTGCAATGGATTGAAGATCCAAGGAATGTGCCTCTGGTTCCTGGCAGTAAAGAAGATGTGTTTACAGCACAAAGGAGGATTCTTAGCACCATCCTTGCTATTTATAAAGAAAATGACGAGGAGAAGAATGTTCTGGTCATTATCCATAAATATATATGCTCCCTTTTACGGTGCGCGCTTCAAGGGTTAGAGCTAAATCATTTCAAAAAAGAAATTATCGAAACAACATTGCCCCAAAACCTATCCATTGTATCTTCACAGGTCATTGAAAAGTGCCTCTCGAATTGCTAA
- the tkt gene encoding transketolase, giving the protein MDKIMDRTIKDLLQDEVLEQLAVNVIRGLSMDAVQKANSGHPGTPMGLADAAVVLWTRFLSFDPEAPDWPDRDRFVLSCGHASMLLYSLLFLSGYGLTLEDLKNFRQFGSKTAGHPEYGHTPGVETTTGPLGQGISNAVGMALAERILASRYNKADIELFNHWTYVFASDGDLMEGISHESCSLAGHLGLGKLIVLYDDNGITIDGHTSLAYSDNVQERFLGYGWEVQQINGNDRKQVEAAFLRAKMSMDKPHLIIAKTHIGYGSPHKQDSEKAHGEPLGEEEVRLAKERLGLPPNVSFYVPEEVKEYFRVFAQKGKQRRKQWLELYESYSKKYPKEALELEKALKNELPEGWDKDLPTFPLDKPIATRAASGSVINAIFSKVDSLIGGSADLTPSNNTKPKEAKDITKGNYAGRYIHYGVREHGMAAIMSGMALHKGIRPYGGTFLIFSDYMRPTMRLAAMMKLPVIYIFTHDSIGLGEDGPTHQPVEQLTALRAIPNMTVFRPCDAAETVEGWKVALEKTDGPTALILTRQALPVLDRSKYASSSGARYGAYVLSDMADFQVILIGTGSEVHIALEAQKLLAQKQIPTRVVSMPSWDLFLQQPAQYIEEVIPSRIRARVAVEAGATLAWNKWIGLDGEVVGLDHFGASAPYKVIYQQFGITAEKVMEAAIRSLGKLQ; this is encoded by the coding sequence ATGGATAAGATCATGGATCGCACAATAAAGGATTTACTTCAAGATGAAGTACTAGAGCAACTGGCTGTCAATGTGATTAGGGGGTTGTCTATGGATGCCGTTCAGAAGGCAAATTCAGGGCATCCAGGAACGCCTATGGGTCTGGCTGATGCGGCTGTAGTGCTTTGGACTAGGTTTTTATCTTTTGATCCTGAAGCACCCGATTGGCCAGATCGGGATCGGTTCGTTCTATCCTGCGGACATGCATCTATGCTGCTTTATAGCTTGCTTTTCTTAAGTGGGTACGGTCTGACTTTAGAGGATTTAAAAAATTTCAGACAGTTTGGTTCAAAAACAGCGGGACATCCCGAATATGGACATACTCCTGGAGTAGAGACAACGACTGGTCCCTTAGGGCAAGGGATATCCAATGCTGTAGGGATGGCTTTGGCAGAAAGAATTTTGGCAAGCCGGTATAATAAAGCTGATATAGAGCTTTTTAACCATTGGACCTATGTATTTGCCAGCGATGGAGATCTAATGGAGGGGATTTCTCATGAAAGTTGTTCCTTAGCTGGCCATCTGGGGCTGGGCAAGCTTATTGTGTTGTATGATGACAATGGCATTACAATCGATGGGCATACCTCGCTTGCCTACAGCGACAATGTGCAAGAAAGGTTCCTTGGATATGGATGGGAGGTCCAACAGATCAATGGTAATGACCGCAAACAGGTGGAAGCGGCATTTTTAAGGGCGAAGATGAGCATGGATAAGCCTCATCTGATTATTGCCAAAACTCATATAGGTTATGGCAGCCCACATAAGCAGGATTCGGAAAAAGCGCATGGAGAACCTTTAGGGGAGGAAGAGGTGAGATTAGCCAAGGAAAGACTAGGTTTGCCTCCTAACGTTTCGTTCTATGTCCCCGAGGAAGTAAAAGAGTATTTTCGTGTTTTTGCTCAAAAAGGTAAGCAAAGAAGAAAACAGTGGCTAGAGCTCTATGAAAGCTATTCCAAAAAGTATCCAAAAGAGGCTTTAGAGTTAGAGAAAGCATTAAAGAATGAGCTACCGGAAGGGTGGGATAAAGATTTGCCAACTTTCCCCTTAGATAAACCGATTGCTACACGGGCTGCTTCTGGAAGTGTTATTAATGCTATTTTCTCTAAAGTTGACTCCCTTATAGGTGGTTCCGCTGATTTGACTCCTTCAAACAACACCAAACCGAAAGAAGCAAAGGATATTACAAAAGGGAATTATGCAGGCAGATATATCCACTATGGAGTCAGAGAACATGGGATGGCAGCAATAATGAGTGGGATGGCTTTGCATAAGGGAATAAGGCCTTATGGAGGGACCTTCCTTATCTTTTCGGATTACATGAGGCCTACCATGAGATTAGCTGCGATGATGAAACTGCCTGTAATTTACATTTTCACTCATGATAGCATTGGGTTAGGGGAGGATGGGCCAACCCATCAGCCTGTCGAGCAGCTTACTGCTCTTCGAGCCATACCGAATATGACGGTATTCAGACCTTGTGATGCCGCAGAAACAGTGGAAGGTTGGAAAGTAGCTTTAGAAAAAACAGATGGGCCAACTGCCTTGATCCTGACTCGGCAAGCGTTGCCTGTACTTGATCGATCCAAGTATGCCTCTAGTTCTGGAGCTAGATATGGAGCCTATGTACTTTCTGATATGGCTGACTTTCAGGTCATTTTGATTGGGACTGGTTCAGAGGTTCATATTGCTTTGGAAGCCCAAAAATTACTGGCGCAAAAACAAATACCAACAAGGGTCGTTTCTATGCCTTCTTGGGATCTATTCCTTCAACAACCTGCGCAGTATATCGAAGAGGTGATTCCATCACGGATTCGGGCTAGGGTAGCGGTGGAAGCTGGAGCGACGCTCGCATGGAACAAATGGATTGGACTCGATGGAGAAGTAGTAGGCTTAGATCATTTCGGAGCCTCGGCACCCTATAAAGTGATCTATCAGCAGTTTGGTATTACTGCTGAGAAGGTTATGGAAGCTGCCATTCGATCCTTAGGAAAACTACAATAG
- a CDS encoding phosphoribulokinase: MRRPIMLGIVGDSAAGKSTLTGGLVNLLGADRVTHICTDDYHKYDRKERAQIGITALHPDCNYLDIMEQHLERLHYGLPILKPVYDHSNGTLVRPEYIMPKEFIIVEGLLGFYTRVMRQFYDVKVYLNPPEELRRIWKIKRDTTKRGYTAEQVLEELVKREPDSEAYIRPQREFADIIVTFYPPKGVDPAKIDGHLNTRLVLRPTIPHPDFSYLIDNRAENSGIRLELGRDMGKPVDILEIDGNVPEEEALRLEKTIWNHLPKGVPPLNLDRLGRYLDRNEIKHSHPLALTQLLLAYHLLRAYDENATIPFAPPVDALSRIRRQRELSLKEINTEIKRNG; encoded by the coding sequence ATGCGACGGCCAATAATGCTTGGAATCGTTGGAGACAGTGCGGCGGGGAAATCCACGTTGACAGGTGGATTAGTGAACCTATTAGGTGCCGATCGAGTGACCCATATCTGTACGGATGATTACCATAAGTATGATCGGAAAGAAAGAGCTCAGATTGGCATCACCGCTTTACATCCTGATTGTAATTATTTGGACATCATGGAGCAACACCTAGAAAGACTCCATTATGGATTGCCCATTTTAAAGCCAGTGTACGATCATTCTAATGGCACCCTTGTTCGCCCTGAATACATTATGCCCAAAGAATTCATCATTGTGGAAGGGTTGCTCGGCTTCTATACTCGAGTCATGCGTCAATTTTATGACGTCAAGGTCTACTTGAATCCTCCTGAAGAACTTCGCAGAATTTGGAAAATAAAGAGGGATACGACCAAAAGGGGCTACACAGCAGAGCAGGTGCTCGAAGAGTTAGTCAAAAGAGAACCTGATTCAGAAGCTTATATTCGACCGCAACGAGAGTTTGCAGATATTATCGTTACATTTTATCCTCCCAAAGGGGTAGATCCTGCAAAAATAGATGGGCATTTGAATACAAGACTTGTTTTGCGGCCTACCATCCCTCATCCCGATTTTTCGTATCTTATTGATAATCGGGCTGAAAATTCAGGAATACGGCTTGAACTGGGTAGAGACATGGGAAAGCCGGTGGATATTCTTGAGATTGATGGGAATGTTCCAGAAGAAGAGGCTTTAAGATTAGAAAAAACGATCTGGAATCATCTTCCTAAAGGAGTGCCACCACTCAATCTGGATCGATTAGGTAGATATCTGGATAGAAATGAGATTAAACATAGCCATCCTTTAGCTTTAACTCAATTGCTTCTTGCTTATCATCTGTTGAGAGCGTATGATGAGAATGCTACTATTCCTTTTGCTCCCCCAGTAGATGCGCTTTCTAGGATTAGAAGACAAAGAGAGTTAAGCCTCAAGGAAATTAACACGGAGATCAAACGCAATGGATAA
- the cbbX gene encoding CbbX protein, whose amino-acid sequence MEVQQKEGFVSTESVERAEIVDVDEQLTQFRIEDVLNDLEKELIGLKPVKQRVKEIASFLMVQRLRELAGVITEPPSLHMSFTGPPGTGKTTVAMKMGKILHRLGYVRKGHLVSATREDLVGQYVGHTAPKTKEVIKRAMGGVLFIDEAYALYRPESERDYGQEAIEILLQAMENNRKDLVVIFAGYQDRMELFFQMNPGLRSRITHHIQFPSYTFEELIAIAELMLKQQMYTFDDASRKAFEEYLRLRMQQPLFANARSVRNAIDRFKLRQAARLIEKGGKIPATELMRIDVSDIRQSRVFQENQPKEEKEITKC is encoded by the coding sequence CTACGGAGAGTGTTGAGAGGGCTGAAATCGTCGATGTGGATGAACAATTAACTCAGTTTCGGATCGAGGATGTGTTGAATGATCTTGAAAAGGAGTTGATTGGTTTAAAGCCAGTTAAACAAAGGGTCAAAGAGATTGCTTCTTTTCTGATGGTCCAAAGACTTCGAGAATTAGCGGGAGTCATTACTGAACCTCCTTCCTTACATATGTCTTTTACGGGTCCTCCTGGTACTGGGAAAACGACTGTTGCGATGAAAATGGGTAAGATTTTACATAGACTTGGCTATGTTAGAAAAGGGCATTTAGTATCGGCAACACGAGAAGATCTTGTCGGTCAATATGTTGGTCATACGGCCCCCAAGACAAAAGAAGTGATTAAGCGGGCCATGGGTGGGGTTCTTTTTATTGATGAAGCCTATGCTTTATACCGTCCTGAAAGCGAAAGGGATTATGGTCAAGAGGCAATAGAAATTCTTTTGCAGGCCATGGAGAATAACCGGAAAGATCTTGTGGTGATCTTTGCTGGTTATCAGGACAGGATGGAGCTTTTTTTCCAGATGAATCCCGGATTAAGATCTAGGATCACGCATCATATCCAATTTCCAAGTTATACTTTTGAAGAGCTGATAGCAATTGCTGAACTTATGCTAAAGCAGCAGATGTATACTTTTGATGATGCATCGAGAAAGGCTTTCGAGGAATATTTGAGACTACGAATGCAACAACCCCTCTTTGCTAACGCCCGAAGCGTTAGAAATGCCATAGATCGATTTAAACTTCGTCAAGCGGCTCGTCTGATCGAAAAAGGGGGGAAAATCCCTGCGACCGAACTGATGCGAATCGATGTTTCCGATATTCGACAGAGTCGAGTCTTTCAGGAAAATCAACCAAAAGAAGAAAAAGAAATAACCAAGTGTTGA